In Asanoa sp. WMMD1127, one genomic interval encodes:
- a CDS encoding Lsr2 family protein, producing MAKQIIHRVTDDLDGSDAEHSIEFALDGVAYSIDLNDKNATEFREIMSRYVGVGERLGRVKVMRVTHLPTAGPSKSTKMRNDAIRAWAKKQGKEISDRGRIPAAIEEEYDRAH from the coding sequence ATGGCTAAGCAGATCATCCACCGGGTTACCGATGACCTGGACGGTTCGGATGCTGAGCACTCGATCGAATTCGCTCTCGATGGTGTGGCGTACTCGATCGACCTCAACGACAAGAACGCCACGGAGTTCCGGGAGATCATGTCCCGCTACGTCGGGGTAGGGGAGCGGCTTGGACGGGTCAAGGTCATGCGGGTGACGCACCTTCCGACCGCCGGCCCCTCGAAGTCGACCAAGATGCGGAACGACGCGATCCGGGCATGGGCGAAGAAGCAGGGTAAGGAGATCAGCGACCGGGGACGCATCCCGGCCGCGATCGAGGAGGAGTACGACCGGGCGCACTGA